In Fundulus heteroclitus isolate FHET01 chromosome 16, MU-UCD_Fhet_4.1, whole genome shotgun sequence, a single genomic region encodes these proteins:
- the cdip1 gene encoding cell death-inducing p53-target protein 1 isoform X2 yields MSSDPPPPYPGGPSAPLIEEKNGQPGTVRTTQPQGQPMVPDYGPPPYEGPQPGFLPPHVPGEGPMPMPMPPPMQGGPYPPPPGHFAQPVPGQMGPGPSHFVHMGGHTATVLAPPGAATTVTVLQGEMFQTSPVQTVCPHCQQAIVTRISHDVGLMNTLFCLFCFFVGCDLGCCLIPCLIDDLKDVTHTCPNCKGYIYTYKRIC; encoded by the exons ATGTCCAGTGACCCTCCCCCTCCGTACCCCGGAGGTCCCAGTGCCCCCCTCATTGAGGAAAAGAATGGACAACCTG GGACAGTAAGAACTACTCAGCCACAAGGCCAGCCCATGGTTCCAGATTATGGCCCTCCCCCCTATGAAGGTCCACAACCAGGCTTCCTACCTCCACATGTACCAGGGGAAGGACCCATGCCCATGCCAATGCCTCCACCAATGCAAG GTGGCCCGTACCCACCACCGCCAGGTCACTTCGCTCAGCCGGTGCCAGGACAGATGGGTCCAGGTCCGAGTCACTTTGTCCACATGGGAGGTCACACAGCGACCGTCCTGGCTCCTCCGGGCGCCGCCACCACTGTGACCGTCCTGCAGGGCGAGATGTTTCAGACCTCACCGGTGCAGACCGTGTGTCCGCACTGTCAGCAGGCGATCGTCACCCGCATCTCTCATGACGTCGGGCTCATGAACACGCTCTTCTGCCTCTTCTGCTTCTTTGTTGG GTGTGATCTCGGCTGTTGCTTGATTCCCTGTCTGATCGATGACCTCAAGGATGTGACACACACCTGCCCTAACTGTAAGGGCTACATCTACACATACAAGCGCATCTGCTAA
- the polr3k gene encoding DNA-directed RNA polymerase III subunit RPC10, whose protein sequence is MLLFCPTCGNVLIVEEGQKCMRFACNTCPYVHNITRKVNNRKYPKLKEVDDVLGGAAAWENVDSTAETCPKCEHPRAYFMQIQTRSADEPMTTFYKCCNAQCGHRWRD, encoded by the exons ATGTTGCTGTTTTGCCCCACCTGTGGGAATGTTCTAATCGTCGAAGAAGGCCAGAAATGTATGAGGTTCGCCTGTAACACCTGTCCGTATGTGCACAACATCACCAGAaag gtaaacaacagaaaatatcccaagTTAAAAGAGGTGGATGACGTTCTCGGCGGCGCTGCAGCGTGGGAGAACGTGGATTCAACTGCAG AAACGTGTCCCAAGTGTGAGCATCCCCGGGCTTATTTTATGCAGATCCAGACCAGATCCGCTGACGAGCCCATGACAACTTTCTACAAATGTTGCAATGCACAGTGTGGACATAGATGGAGAGATTAA
- the cdip1 gene encoding cell death-inducing p53-target protein 1 isoform X1, whose protein sequence is MSSDPPPPYPGGPSAPLIEEKNGQPGTVRTTQPQGQPMVPDYGPPPYEGPQPGFLPPHVPGEGPMPMPMPPPMQGMAYPPPPGHFAYPMPPPVQGGPYPPPPGHFAQPVPGQMGPGPSHFVHMGGHTATVLAPPGAATTVTVLQGEMFQTSPVQTVCPHCQQAIVTRISHDVGLMNTLFCLFCFFVGCDLGCCLIPCLIDDLKDVTHTCPNCKGYIYTYKRIC, encoded by the exons ATGTCCAGTGACCCTCCCCCTCCGTACCCCGGAGGTCCCAGTGCCCCCCTCATTGAGGAAAAGAATGGACAACCTG GGACAGTAAGAACTACTCAGCCACAAGGCCAGCCCATGGTTCCAGATTATGGCCCTCCCCCCTATGAAGGTCCACAACCAGGCTTCCTACCTCCACATGTACCAGGGGAAGGACCCATGCCCATGCCAATGCCTCCACCAATGCAAG GAATGGCCTATCCACCACCTCCAGGTCACTTTGCCTATCCAATGCCTCCACCAGTACAAG GTGGCCCGTACCCACCACCGCCAGGTCACTTCGCTCAGCCGGTGCCAGGACAGATGGGTCCAGGTCCGAGTCACTTTGTCCACATGGGAGGTCACACAGCGACCGTCCTGGCTCCTCCGGGCGCCGCCACCACTGTGACCGTCCTGCAGGGCGAGATGTTTCAGACCTCACCGGTGCAGACCGTGTGTCCGCACTGTCAGCAGGCGATCGTCACCCGCATCTCTCATGACGTCGGGCTCATGAACACGCTCTTCTGCCTCTTCTGCTTCTTTGTTGG GTGTGATCTCGGCTGTTGCTTGATTCCCTGTCTGATCGATGACCTCAAGGATGTGACACACACCTGCCCTAACTGTAAGGGCTACATCTACACATACAAGCGCATCTGCTAA